The genomic segment ATCTCACCTGGGAGCACGCCGGAAACTGGCTTCCTGCTATCGGAAAGTAGGCAACTACACCGCCTGCATTTCTTGCCTAGACAAGATTCCATCTGATAGCATCAACCACGAAGACATGCGAATGTACTATTATGCGTATCTCAATCAGAACAACAATGACAAGGTGTCTCTCTGGGGTGAACGCATCGCATTCTTATTCCCATACGACAGTGAAATTATCGCTTCGCTTACCGTACATTACAATGGGGTGAACAAACCAGACAGAGCAGAAAAAGTGGCGAAGAATTTCATTTCTCAATGTGATTCCACGAACTTATATGTCAACAAGGAATATGCTTATTCCCTATTCATGCAATTCAAATACGATGAGGCTATACACTTGTATGAGAAACTGATAGCGCAAGGATTTGACAATTTCGAATCCAATTTCATCCTTGGTCTCTGTTATGAGGACCAGCCGGACAATGAAAAAGCGCTGAAACATTACCAGAAAGCTGTTCAGTTCAAAAACGACAATGCCACTTGCCTTTTCCACTTGGCTTTGATAGAGAAAGCCTTCAACATGGATTCGCTATCCATGGCTCATTTCAACCAGTCGCTAGAAGTCTCCCTACCCAAAGGCAGGGCATTGCGAACCTATAAATGGTTGGCCGACTTGCATTTCCAGCATCACAGATATGCAGACGCTGCCCGTGACTTTGAGTTATGCACCTTATACGATGAGAAAGATAATCCTCTCAACTATTACAATGCCGCCCAAATGTTCATCGCTTCCAAAAACAAGCTGAAAGCGAAACTGTATCTCCAGTTGTTCTTAGCAAATGCAAACAGACTGGAAGATAAAAAAGAGGCAGCGCAACTCATATCCAAAGCCAAAGAGCAACTCAAGCAATAACCATCAAACAAACATAAACACATGAAAATAAATTTTATCTTAGGTTCAGCATTATTGCTGAGCCAGCCCCTTTGCGCTCAAAACGAAGAGGCAAAAGACACGCTTACCGCCCAGATGATGATGCAAAACCTGCCCGAGGTTTTCGTCAAGGCGACACGTCCTATCGTCAAGGCAGAAAGAGGACAGTTGGTTTACAACATGCCACTGCTCATAGAGAAAATGCCGGCAGACAACGCTTATGATGCCCTTACCCGAATACCAGGAGTAAACGAACTAAACGGCAACATCAATTATGCAGGAAAGGAACTGACTCTCATCATCAACGGCAAACCAACCACGCTCAATTACACACAACTGGCAGAGCGATTAAAAGCCATGCCCGCATCACAATTAGCCAAAGCCGAAGTGATGCTGGCAGCGCCAGCACGCTTACATGTTCGTGGAATGGTCATCAACCTGATTACCAAAGACTATGTAGGAAAGAACCTGCTTTCAGGACAAATACAAAGCATCTGGAGCCAAAGCAAATACGGAGAAGGGAAAGGCAAAGGCAACCTGCTGTTCCAAAAAGGAAAATTCGGTCTGGATGCCATGTATTCATTTACAGATGGAACATCATACGGTGAGACTACTACCAATGCCAATCATCCGCTTCAAGGAAAGCGAGTAGCGTATCATGACAAGACCTCACAGAAAACCCCTGGATTGACTCACAACTATCGCTTGGGACTGAGTTATGCATTTGCTGATAACCACCAGCTATCCCTGGCATATACAGGAAAATGGGACAGCAGTCATCCTCATCATGAAACGATGGGAACAGGCACATCCCAGCAACAGGGCAATGAGCATACCTACCTGCACAATGTAGATGCCAACTACAACCTGCCCTTTGGACTACAAATAGGCATATCCTATCTCAACTACCAAAATCCCAGCCAGCAATATCTAGCAGGAACGATGCTTGACGAAGAGCGTATTCTATACACAAACAGCAAGCAGGTAATAGACAAATGGCTTTTCACCGCCGATCAATCCCACTCATTGAAGAAGGGTTGGGAGCTGTCGTATGGTATGAAATTCCAAAACAGCAACAACAGAAGCTACCAAGCCACGACCAACAAGGATGGAGCAGACATTCCAGATGCAACAAGCCAGGTGAATATCGAAGAAAGAATCTTGAGTTTCTATGGCGGCATAAGCAAACAGATAAACGAGCGAATCAGCTTGGAAGCCTCTGTCGAAGCAGAGCAATACCATTCTCCACAATGGAACAAATGGCATATTTATCCCACACTTAATGCATCGTGGAAAGCCAATCCTGGCAACATACTCAACTTATCCTTCAGTTCCAGCTCACAGTTTCCTAGCTATTGGTCAACTATGAGCAGCATTTACTATGCCTCTACCTATATGGAGATATGGGGAAATCCTCATCTCAAGCCTTACTCTACATACGAGACCAACCTGATGTGGACAATCAAAAGTCGCCATACATTGATGGCATTTGCAGAGTTCCAACCCAACTATTCTGTGCAGTTGCCTTATCAGACTACCGACCACCTGGCAGTCATTATGAAGGAGACCAATTTCGACTATAATCATACTATAGGCATTAGAGCATCGACGACTTTTGGTATAGGCAATTGGATGAACGGAAGTGTTTCGGCAACAGGAATCTACAGACATGACAAGAGTAACGATTTCTTTGACTTGCCCTTCAATCGCAAACATATCTCTGCCATTCTTGCCGGCAATCTATCCACTCAGCTTAGCCGAAGCCATCACATCCATTTCATACTAAACCCATTCTATCAGTCGAAAGCCATTCAAGGACTCTATGACATCAAATCAGTCTTTCTCCTGAATGCTATGTTGAGATGGGCTTCCGATAATGATAAATGGAGCATTGTGGTTAAAGGCAGCAACATCTTCAACGAGGGATTCTCTACAATATCAGTACAAGGCAATCAAGACTACCACATGAACATCAAGCAAGATTGGGCATCAGCCTCCATCTCCATCATCTATAAGATAGGCAAGTACAAGGAAAAGAGGACCAAGGACATGGATACTTCCAGAATGGGAGTAAACTAGCGAATTTCTTAAAAAATTGTCAGTAAACAAGCGTACTTTCTTAAAAAATCGTCTATAAACACGCTATTTTCAGATAAAAGTAGTATCTTTGCACTATAATTGCATTTTAACTATAAGACGACAATGAAAATAACAATTATCGGAGCAGGTGCTATGGGCGGTGCCATGGCAGAAGGACTCTTGCAGAGCGAGAAGTTCACTCCATCAGATATTACGGTATCTGACCATAACCAACCAGTATTGGATCACTTCGCAAGCGAAGGAGCCAGCGTAACCCTCGACAACCAGTTGGCTTGCCATGGCGCAGACATCGTATGCGTGGTAGTAAAGCCATGGTGCGTGGAGAAGACATTGAAGGGAATCAAGGATGCACTCAACTACAAGAATCAGAAACTCGTGGTCGTTGCAGCCGGTGTGCCATCAGCCAACATCAAGGAGTGGCTGGACAAGGATGGCATCACCCCAACCTTCTTCCTCGTGATGCCAAACATCGCCATCGCCTACAAGCAGTCGATGACCTTCATCACTCCTGTAGATGCATCTGCTACAGAAATCCAGCAGATTACAGAAATCTTTGATGAATTGGGCGAAAGCCTCATCATGGAAGAACGTCTCTTCCCAGCAGCTACCGCTATGTCGTGTGCCATCGCTTACGCCATGCGCTATGTAAGAGCCAATGTAGAAGGCGGCGTAGAGATGGGCTTCAAGGCTAAGGATGCCCAGAAGATTGTCTTGCAGACCATCAAGGGTGCCGTAGAACTACTTCAGGAAACAGGCGAACACCCAGAGGCTGCCATTGATAAAGTAACAACTCCTGGCGGCTGCACCATCAAGGGTTTGAATACCATGGAACAAGGCGGCTTTACCAGCGCAGTAATCAATGGTTTATTGGCAGGAAAAAAATAAGAAAATGATACAATGAATGCTGCACA from the Segatella copri genome contains:
- a CDS encoding tetratricopeptide repeat protein, translated to MKQFRLILILWLCMAMNAKANETAANLLQQGDSCLSRYDVFHATQYYQKYLEANPSHLGARRKLASCYRKVGNYTACISCLDKIPSDSINHEDMRMYYYAYLNQNNNDKVSLWGERIAFLFPYDSEIIASLTVHYNGVNKPDRAEKVAKNFISQCDSTNLYVNKEYAYSLFMQFKYDEAIHLYEKLIAQGFDNFESNFILGLCYEDQPDNEKALKHYQKAVQFKNDNATCLFHLALIEKAFNMDSLSMAHFNQSLEVSLPKGRALRTYKWLADLHFQHHRYADAARDFELCTLYDEKDNPLNYYNAAQMFIASKNKLKAKLYLQLFLANANRLEDKKEAAQLISKAKEQLKQ
- a CDS encoding outer membrane beta-barrel protein, translated to MKINFILGSALLLSQPLCAQNEEAKDTLTAQMMMQNLPEVFVKATRPIVKAERGQLVYNMPLLIEKMPADNAYDALTRIPGVNELNGNINYAGKELTLIINGKPTTLNYTQLAERLKAMPASQLAKAEVMLAAPARLHVRGMVINLITKDYVGKNLLSGQIQSIWSQSKYGEGKGKGNLLFQKGKFGLDAMYSFTDGTSYGETTTNANHPLQGKRVAYHDKTSQKTPGLTHNYRLGLSYAFADNHQLSLAYTGKWDSSHPHHETMGTGTSQQQGNEHTYLHNVDANYNLPFGLQIGISYLNYQNPSQQYLAGTMLDEERILYTNSKQVIDKWLFTADQSHSLKKGWELSYGMKFQNSNNRSYQATTNKDGADIPDATSQVNIEERILSFYGGISKQINERISLEASVEAEQYHSPQWNKWHIYPTLNASWKANPGNILNLSFSSSSQFPSYWSTMSSIYYASTYMEIWGNPHLKPYSTYETNLMWTIKSRHTLMAFAEFQPNYSVQLPYQTTDHLAVIMKETNFDYNHTIGIRASTTFGIGNWMNGSVSATGIYRHDKSNDFFDLPFNRKHISAILAGNLSTQLSRSHHIHFILNPFYQSKAIQGLYDIKSVFLLNAMLRWASDNDKWSIVVKGSNIFNEGFSTISVQGNQDYHMNIKQDWASASISIIYKIGKYKEKRTKDMDTSRMGVN
- a CDS encoding pyrroline-5-carboxylate reductase family protein — encoded protein: MKITIIGAGAMGGAMAEGLLQSEKFTPSDITVSDHNQPVLDHFASEGASVTLDNQLACHGADIVCVVVKPWCVEKTLKGIKDALNYKNQKLVVVAAGVPSANIKEWLDKDGITPTFFLVMPNIAIAYKQSMTFITPVDASATEIQQITEIFDELGESLIMEERLFPAATAMSCAIAYAMRYVRANVEGGVEMGFKAKDAQKIVLQTIKGAVELLQETGEHPEAAIDKVTTPGGCTIKGLNTMEQGGFTSAVINGLLAGKK